One segment of Pristis pectinata isolate sPriPec2 chromosome 3, sPriPec2.1.pri, whole genome shotgun sequence DNA contains the following:
- the flrt3 gene encoding leucine-rich repeat transmembrane protein FLRT3, with amino-acid sequence MTCQSKISLNMTSTAWSLFAWAGIGLLLGLMMQSVTVGSCPSVCRCDRGFVYCNDRGLTSIPTGIPEDSTTLFLQNNQIKNAGIPRELLNLVKVETIYLYRNSLDEFPTNIPKYIKELHLQENNIRAISLDSLSKIPYLERLHLDDNSVSAVSIEEGAFRDSKYLRLIFLSRNHLSSIPIGLPSTIEELRLDDNRIATISEDALRQLTGLKRLVLDGNLLSNQGLQDKVFNNLVNLTELSLVRNVLTSPPILPITSLQKLHLQENHINLIPTNAFSYLRQLHRLDLSNNNLTHLPQGIFDNLNNLTQLLLRNNPWYCGCKMRWVRDWLRSLPTGVNARGLMCQSPEKVRGMAIKDLAVTMFGCKDITSETILTSTSRTPASSVVLPATQEQWPSFVTKQPGGKKTDRVNNYQPTAVPGSTAVRLSVKSVSVDTIHITWKTFLPMTALRLSWLKMGHNPALGSITETIVHSERSEYLLTALEPGSFYRICMVPMETSNVYLLDETPVCTETETASLKTHNPTTTLNREQEKELYRNTSLTLAGIIGGAVAVVVIALLALVCCYLHRTGTPFSKNCVYNRGRRRKDDDYAEAGTKKDNSILEIRETAFQMIPMNSEQAAKEEFVIHTIFPPNGMSLYKNNHSETNSSNRSYRDSGIPDSDHSHS; translated from the coding sequence ATGACCTGCCAATCAAAAATATCCTTAAACATGACCAGCACGGCCTGGAGTTTGTTTGCATGGGCTGGCATAGGATTACTTCTGGGACTGATGATGCAGTCTGTCACTGTGGGATCGTGTCCCTCAGTATGTCGGTGCGATCGAGGTTTCGTGTACTGCAATGACAGAGGACTGACATCCATACCAACAGGAATTCCTGAGGACTCCACAACCCTTTTCCTACAGAACAAtcaaattaaaaatgctggaattccaaGAGAACTCCTGAATTTAGTGAAGGTGGAAACTATTTACTTGTACAGAAATAGTCTGGATGAATTTCCCACCAATATACCAAAATACATTAAAGAACTCCATTTGCAGGAAAACAATATAAGGGCCATCTCCTTGGATTCACTTTCGAAAATACCCTATTTGGAAAGGCTGCATTTGGATGATAATTCAGTATCTGCTGTTAGTATTGAAGAAGGCGCCTTTCGAGATAGTAAGTATCTGAGATTAATTTTTTTGTCAAGGAATCACCTCAGTAGTATACCCATTGGACTCCCCAGCACTATTGAAGAACTAAGACTGGATGACAATCGTATTGCCACCATTTCAGAGGACGCCCTTAGACAGCTCACTGGCCTGAAACGTCTGGTGTTAGATGGGAATTTGCTGAGCAATCAAGGGCTCCAAGATAAGGTTTTCAACAACCTTGTGAACCTTACAGAGTTATCTCTTGTGCGCAATGTTCTTACTTCTCCCCCAATTCTACCCATAACAAGCTTGCAGAAGCTCCACCTTCAAGAAAATCATATTAATTTGATCCCCACCAATGCCTTTTCCTATCTCAGACAATTACATCGGTTGGACTTGTCTAATAATAATTTAACCCACTTGCCTCAGGGAATCTTTGATAATCTGAATAACCTGACCCAGTTGTTGCTCCGTAACAACCCCTGGTATTGTGGCTGCAAAATGAGGTGGGTTCGGGACTGGCTTCGCTCACTTCCGACCGGGGTCAATGCCCGTGGACTAATGTGCCAATCACCTGAAAAAGTTAGAGGCATGGCTATTAAGGACCTAGCAGTCACTATGTTTGGCTGCAAAGACATCACCTCAGAAACTATCCTCACCTCCACGTCACGCACTCCTGCATCTTCAGTTGTGTTACCGGCCACACAGGAACAATGGCCTTCATTTGTGACGAAACAGCCAGGTGGGAAAAAAACAGACCGTGTTAACAACTACCAGCCCACAGCTGTTCCTGGGAGCACAGCTGTCCGACTCAGTGTGAAATCTGTGAGTGTAGATACAATTCATATTACTTGGAAGACATTCCTGCCTATGACAGCACTCAGGCTCAGTTGGCTTAAGATGGGACATAATCCTGCATTGGGATCTATCACTGAAACCATTGTGCATAGCGAGAGAAGTGAATACTTGCTTACAGCCCTTGAGCCAGGGTCATTCTATCGCATATGTATGGTTCCCATGGAAACCAGCAATGTGTATCTGTTAGATGAGACCCCAGTCTGCACTGAAACAGAGACCGCATCTCTGAAGACACACAACCCTACGACCACCCTTAACAGGGAGCAGGAGAAGGAGCTTTACAGAAACACAAGCCTGACTTTAGCAGGCATCATAGGGGGTGCAGTGGCAGTCGTGGTAATCGCTTTACTCGCACTGGTCTGCTGTTACTTGCACAGAACTGGAACCCCTTTCTCGAAAAATTGTGTGTATAACAGAGGGCGGAGAAGGAAGGATGACGATTATGCAGAGGCTGGAACCAAGAAGGATAACTCGATTTTAGAAATTAGAGAAACGGCATTTCAGATGATTCCAATGAACAGTGAGCAAGCAGCAAAAGAAGAGTTTGTAATACACACTATATTTCCACCTAATGGGATGAGTTTGTACAAAAACAACCACAGTGAAACTAACAGTAGCAACAGAAGCTACAGGGACAGTGGAATACCAGATTCAGATCACTCTCACTCGTGA